Proteins encoded by one window of Sus scrofa isolate TJ Tabasco breed Duroc chromosome 12, Sscrofa11.1, whole genome shotgun sequence:
- the TACO1 gene encoding translational activator of cytochrome c oxidase 1 isoform X1 produces the protein MAAWAVVNLSRAAARCLRARDPGVREALLRASQSEPPDWSFAWGRMLHVTAAVPAGHNKWSKVRHIKGPKDTERSRIFSKLSLSIRLAVKGGPNPDLNSNLASILEVCRSKHMPKSTMEAALKMEKTKDIHLLYEGRGPGGSSLLIEALSNSGSKCLSDIKHILNKNGGMMAEGARHFFDKKGVIVVGVEDREKKAVNLERALELAIEAGAEDVKETEDEEEKNIFKFVCDASSLHQVRKKLDSLGLCCVSCMLEFIPNTKVQLADPELEQAAHLIQALSNHDDVIHVYDNIE, from the exons ATGGCGGCCTGGGCTGTTGTCAACCTGAGCAGGGCTGCTGCCCGATGCTTGCGGGCTCGAGACCCTGGGGTCCGGGAGGCTCTTTTGCGCGCCTCCCAGTCTGAGCCTCCAGATTGGAGCTTCGCCTGGGGCCGAATGCTGCACGTCACTGCGGCGGTTCCTGCCGGGCACAACAAGTGGTCCAAAGTCCGGCACATCAAGGGTCCCAAGGACACCGAAAGGAGTCGCATCTTCTCCAAGCTCAGTCTGAGCATTCGCCTAGCGGTTAAAG GAGGCCCCAACCCTGATCTCAACAGCAACCTGGCCAGCATCTTAGAGGTGTGTCGCAGCAAGCACATGCCCAAGTCAACAATGGAAGCAGCACTGAAAATGGAG AAAACCAAGGACATTCATTTGTTGTATGAGGGCCGAGGCCCTGGTGGCTCTTCTCTTCTCATTGAGGCATTATCTAACAGTGGCTCCAAGTGCCTCTCGGACATCAAACATATCCTGAACAAGAATGG GGGAATGATGGCTGAAGGAGCTCGCCACTTCTTTGACAAAAAGGGAGTGATAGTGGTTGGAGTGgaggacagagagaagaaagCTGTGAACCTAGAGCGTGCCCTGGAGCTGGCAATTGAAGCAGGGGCTGAGGATGTCAAGGAAACTGAAGACGaagaggaaaagaacatttttaaa TTTGTTTGTGATGCCTCTTCACTGCACCAAGTGAGGAAGAAGCTGGACTCCCTGGGCCTGTGTTGTGTGTCCTGTATGCTAGAGTTCATCCCCAACACAAAGGTGCAGCTGGCTGACCCCGAGCTGGAGCAGGCTGCCCATCTCATCCAGGCCCTCAGCAACCACGACGACGTGATCCACGTCTATGACAACATTGAGTAG
- the TACO1 gene encoding translational activator of cytochrome c oxidase 1 (The RefSeq protein has 1 substitution compared to this genomic sequence) — protein MAAWAVVNLSRAAARCLRARDPGVREALLRASQSEPPDWSFAWGRMLHVTAAVPAGHNKWSKVRHIKGPKDTERSRIFSKLSLSIRLAVKEGGPNPDLNSNLASILEVCRSKHMPKSTMEAALKMEKTKDIHLLYEGRGPGGSSLLIEALSNSGSKCLSDIKHILNKNGGMMAEGARHFFDKKGVIVVGVEDREKKAVNLERALELAIEAGAEDVKETEDEEEKNIFKFVCDASSLHQVRKKLDSLGLCCVSCMLEFIPNTKVQLADPELGQAAHLIQALSNHDDVIHVYDNIE, from the exons ATGGCGGCCTGGGCTGTTGTCAACCTGAGCAGGGCTGCTGCCCGATGCTTGCGGGCTCGAGACCCTGGGGTCCGGGAGGCTCTTTTGCGCGCCTCCCAGTCTGAGCCTCCAGATTGGAGCTTCGCCTGGGGCCGAATGCTGCACGTCACTGCGGCGGTTCCTGCCGGGCACAACAAGTGGTCCAAAGTCCGGCACATCAAGGGTCCCAAGGACACCGAAAGGAGTCGCATCTTCTCCAAGCTCAGTCTGAGCATTCGCCTAGCGGTTAAAG AAGGAGGCCCCAACCCTGATCTCAACAGCAACCTGGCCAGCATCTTAGAGGTGTGTCGCAGCAAGCACATGCCCAAGTCAACAATGGAAGCAGCACTGAAAATGGAG AAAACCAAGGACATTCATTTGTTGTATGAGGGCCGAGGCCCTGGTGGCTCTTCTCTTCTCATTGAGGCATTATCTAACAGTGGCTCCAAGTGCCTCTCGGACATCAAACATATCCTGAACAAGAATGG GGGAATGATGGCTGAAGGAGCTCGCCACTTCTTTGACAAAAAGGGAGTGATAGTGGTTGGAGTGgaggacagagagaagaaagCTGTGAACCTAGAGCGTGCCCTGGAGCTGGCAATTGAAGCAGGGGCTGAGGATGTCAAGGAAACTGAAGACGaagaggaaaagaacatttttaaa TTTGTTTGTGATGCCTCTTCACTGCACCAAGTGAGGAAGAAGCTGGACTCCCTGGGCCTGTGTTGTGTGTCCTGTATGCTAGAGTTCATCCCCAACACAAAGGTGCAGCTGGCTGACCCCGAGCTGGAGCAGGCTGCCCATCTCATCCAGGCCCTCAGCAACCACGACGACGTGATCCACGTCTATGACAACATTGAGTAG